A window of the Gemmatimonadota bacterium genome harbors these coding sequences:
- a CDS encoding HlyD family efflux transporter periplasmic adaptor subunit, whose translation MNDRREDGRRWEAPRWLRAGGLMIVVVAVVGALVFAFLPQPVPVDFAVADVGLVEVTVEEDGQAKIRDRYLVSAPVAGMLRRVELHAGDHVEAGMVLARVDGPESAVPDARTQEQLRIRLGAAEASVARARALEDAASAALVDGAEDLRRQEVLLSVGGGTESALERARALVDVREAEARSAGFAVRAAEGEVADIRAALERPSSGGGAPIELRSPVDGTVLRVQRESGGAVAPGELILEVGDPSALEVVVDLLSADAVRVPRGAEATIGQWGGEGELAARVRRVEPAGFTRVSALGIEEQRVNVILDLVGDEERWSRLGDGFRVEARILIDRAEDVLRVPTGALLRRGEGWAVFREEGGRAVETPVEVGRRSPAEVEILSGLDEGARIIVYPGDRVADGVRVQER comes from the coding sequence ATGAACGATCGAAGAGAGGATGGGCGCCGCTGGGAGGCTCCTCGTTGGCTGAGGGCCGGCGGACTCATGATCGTCGTCGTCGCGGTCGTGGGGGCGCTCGTCTTCGCGTTCCTTCCCCAGCCCGTTCCGGTGGACTTCGCCGTCGCGGACGTGGGCCTCGTGGAAGTCACCGTCGAGGAGGATGGCCAGGCCAAAATCCGGGATCGCTACTTGGTGAGCGCTCCGGTGGCCGGGATGCTTCGCCGGGTGGAGCTGCACGCCGGCGATCATGTCGAAGCGGGGATGGTCCTGGCGAGGGTGGATGGCCCGGAATCCGCCGTCCCCGACGCCCGAACCCAGGAGCAGCTCCGCATCCGGCTCGGCGCGGCGGAGGCGAGCGTCGCACGCGCGCGCGCCCTCGAGGACGCGGCCTCCGCGGCGCTCGTGGATGGCGCCGAGGATCTCCGCCGCCAGGAGGTCCTCCTCTCCGTCGGGGGAGGGACCGAGTCCGCGCTGGAGCGCGCACGGGCCCTGGTGGATGTGCGGGAGGCGGAAGCCAGGTCGGCGGGATTTGCCGTGCGCGCCGCCGAAGGGGAGGTGGCGGACATCCGGGCGGCGCTCGAGCGTCCGTCCAGCGGAGGTGGGGCGCCGATCGAGCTCCGGTCTCCCGTGGACGGAACTGTCCTCCGTGTCCAGCGCGAGAGCGGAGGGGCCGTCGCTCCCGGGGAGCTGATTCTGGAGGTCGGAGACCCGTCCGCGCTCGAGGTGGTCGTGGATCTTCTCTCCGCCGATGCGGTCCGCGTGCCGCGGGGCGCGGAGGCGACGATCGGGCAGTGGGGTGGAGAGGGAGAGCTCGCGGCGCGTGTGCGCCGGGTGGAGCCGGCGGGCTTCACGCGCGTTTCCGCCCTCGGCATCGAGGAGCAGCGAGTAAACGTGATCCTGGATCTCGTCGGGGACGAGGAGCGGTGGAGTCGGCTAGGCGATGGATTCCGCGTGGAAGCGAGAATCCTGATCGACCGGGCCGAGGACGTGCTCCGTGTGCCGACCGGCGCACTCCTCCGGAGGGGGGAGGGGTGGGCAGTCTTCCGCGAGGAAGGTGGAAGGGCGGTGGAGACCCCCGTCGAGGTCGGGCGACGAAGTCCGGCCGAGGTGGAGATCCTCTC